TCCGCCCACCGAAGAACAAGCCGCAGCGATCGCGCGCATCGTCGCGCTGCTCGACGCGCGCGAGCACGCGCAGCTGCTGCTGCACGGCGTCACGGGCAGCGGCAAAACGTTCGTCTACCTGCACGCGATCGCGCGCGTGCTCGAGCAGGGCGGGCGCGCGATCGTGCTGGTCCCCGAGATCGCGCTCACGCCGCAGACCGCGGCGCGCTTCGAGGCGGCGTTCGGCGACCGCGTCGCGGTGCTGCACTCCGCGCTCTCCGAGCGCGAGCGGTTCGACGCCTGGCAGGCCGCGGCGCGCGGCGAGATCGACGTCGTCGTCGGGGCGCGCAGCGCCGTCTTCGCCCCGCTCGCGGACGTCCGCCTGATCGTGGTCGACGAAGCGCACGAGACCTCGTACAAGCAGGACAGCATCCCGCGCTACGACGCGGTCGCGGTCGCGCGCGAGCGGATGCGCCGCGCGAACGGCGTGGTCGTCCTCGGCAGCGCGACGCCCTCGCTCGGCGACTACGCGCGCGCGAAACACGGACGCTTCCCGCTCGTGCATTTGCGCCGGCGCGCGACCGCCCAGCCGCTCCCGGCGGTGCGCATCGTCGACATGGCCGCGGAGTTCGCGTCCGGCAACCGGCGCGTCTTCTCGACCGCGCTCGCGGAAGCGGTCGCCGACCGCCTCGCGCGCGGCGAGAAAACCGTCTTGTTCATCAACCGCCGCGGCAGCGCGCGCTTCGTGCTGTGCAGGGTCTGCGGCCACGTCCCCGAGTGCCCGCGCTGCTCGACCGCGCTCACCGTCCACCGGAGCGAATCGCTGTTGCGCTGTCATTGGTGCGATTACCAGACCACATCGCCCGAGCTGTGCAGCGCGTGCGGCGCCGGTCCGGTGCGCGAGTTCGGCGCGGGGACGCAAGCCGTCGCCGCCGAGGTGCAGCGGCTCTTCCCCGAGGCGCTCGTCGTGCGCATGGACTCGGACACGACCACGCGCGTCGGCGACCACGCGCGGCTCCTCGAGCGGTTTGCCGGTGAAGGCGACGTGCTCGTCGGGACGCAGATGGTCGCCAAAGGGCTCGACTTCCCCACCGTCACGCTGGTCGGCGCGGTCGCCGCGGACCTCGACCTGCACCTCGCCGACTACCGCGCCGCCGAGCGGACCTTCGCGCTCCTCACGCAAGTCTGCGGGCGCAGCGGCCGCGCGCGCGCCGGCGAAGCCATCGTGCAGACGTACTCGCCCGACCACTTCGCGATCGGCTTTGCCGCCCAGCACGACTACGAGGCTTTCGCGGGCGAAGAGCTGCGTGAGCGAAGGGCGCTGCGCTGGCCCCCGTACACCCGGCTCGTGCTGATCGGCGCAATCGGCCGCTCGCGCGCAAGCGTCGAGAACGCGATCGCGGTCTGGGCCGGCGCGCTGCGCGGCGACCCGCGCTTCGACGTCCTCGGCCCCGCGCCGTACCCGGTCGCCCGCGTCAACGAGGAGTGGCGCTACCGCATCGCCGTCCGAACGAAGGCGCTCGACGCGCTGCGCGACGCGATCCGCGCCCGCGTGCTGCCGCTGGCCGCGCGGTCCGAGGAGGTCCGCATCGCGATCACGATCGACGCCTGAGGTCGCGGCAGCCGGCGAAAAATCTTTACTGTGAGCTCACGCATAGTCCTAGGACGTCCGGGGTAGTCCTAGAGCGGGCGGACACGAAGTCACGAGGACTGGACCCAACGTGCGAAGCTATGGATGGCCGGCAGTCGCGATGGCGGCTGCGCTCTCCGCCTGTTCGGGAGGCCACGGCGCGGGCGGCGCCGTTCTTCCCGCTTGGAGCGGTCCGAACGCCCCGCCGGTGCAGAGCACCGTTCGCGTCGTCGAATGTCACGTCGGCGGCCCCACCCCGACGCCCAAGCCGGGCGGCGGCGGAGGCAGCGGCGGCGCTTCGTCGGATCTCGACCTGTGCCGGGGGTACAGCGCCGTCATCGACGGCATCGCGGACGGCGACCTGATCGTCTCGGCGGTCTCCGCGAACCCCGCGATCGTCTCGGTCGTGCCCGATCTGGCCCGCGACAAGAGCCAGCCCACGGAGAACGGCCAGCCGGCGTCGTGGTTCGACGTCGCCGCGCTCAGCGCCGGCAAGACCACGGTCACGCTGCGCGACGCGCAAGGCCACACCGGGACGGTCACGATCACGGTCGTGAACTGCGGCCCGGCCCCGACGCCGACGCCGACGCCGGCGCCCACCGCGACCCCCACGCCCACGCCGGCCCCGACCGCGACGCCGCGGCCGACGGCAACTCCGACCCCGACGCCGGCTCCGACCGCCACCCCGACGCCGGCTCCCACGGCTACGCCGACCCCGACGCCGTCACCGGGACCGTGTCTGGCTTCCAGCCGCCGGCACACCAACGGCAAGGGGCGGAGCCCGCATACCGGCGTGGTCGGCTGCTGAGCTTTCCCCTTCCCCCGGGGAAAAACGAAGAGGCCGCCTAGCCAGAGGCGGCCTCTTCGTGTGTCTGAACGACTCGCTTAGGCTCGAGCTTGCTTGGCGACGGCGCGCGCGAGGCGCGACTTCTTGCGGGCCGCCTTGTTGGGGTGGATGATCCCCTTGTGCGCCGCCTTGTCGTACTGCGCTTCGACGCTCGCGACGACCGCCGGGTCGTTGGAGCTCTTCGCCTTCTTGAAAAGCGTCTTCAGGCGGGTCTTCGTGTCGAGGTTCCGCTGGGTGCGCTTGTCGGTCTGGCGCACCCACTTCTCGGCGGCTTTGATGTTGGGCACGAAGCGTAGCCTACCACAGCGGCACCTTTCGGGACAAGCGCTTACGGTGGCGCGCTGCCGGCGATCTCGGCGTACGAGGCGTACCGGCTGCCCGCGATCCGGCCCTCGTCGACGGCGTGCCGGACGGCGCAGTCCGGCTCGGTCAGGTGCCGGCAGTCGGCGAAGCGGCAGCGGGTCGCCGGCTCGCGCATCTCCGGAAAGAGCCAGGCCAGCTCGCCGGCCGGCAGCGGGTCGAGCGCGAACTCGCCGATCCCCGGGCTGTCGATGAGAAACCCGTCACCGAGCCGCACGAGGCGCGCCGAGGTGGTCGTCTGACGGCCGCGGCCGAACCGTGAGAGGTCGCCGACGATCCCGATCCCGCCCAGCGCGCGGAAGATGCTCGACTTGCCCACGCCGGAGTTCCCGACCAGCAGCGCGTGCCGGGAGCCGAGCAGCTCCCGCAGGCCGTCGATCCCCCGTCCGGCCTTGGGCTGCAGAATCAGCACCGGCACGCCGACCGCGCGATAGATCCCCGCGACCCGTTCGGCGGCTTCCTCGCCGGCCAGGTCGGCCTTGGTGAGGAGCAGCAGCGGCTCGAGCTCGTGCTGGGCCGCGAACGCGGTCAGCCGGTCGACGATCGCGTGGTGCAGCGGCGGATCGACCAGCGCGGCGACGAC
This genomic window from Candidatus Eremiobacterota bacterium contains:
- the rpsT gene encoding 30S ribosomal protein S20 codes for the protein MPNIKAAEKWVRQTDKRTQRNLDTKTRLKTLFKKAKSSNDPAVVASVEAQYDKAAHKGIIHPNKAARKKSRLARAVAKQARA
- the priA gene encoding primosomal protein N', which produces MTAGTCVCEAKGAIDVAPEPRIALTAVRAPTTLRVDVLPHLKTARFDRALSYRVPDGVAAGVGDVVRVPLGSRDVFAYVLSPPYRGDPETKLRDVIARVEGPRAFDATGLELARWMAEEYICSLREALGAVVLAAALPRAVERFIPLGDPPDAARFKVVPPRLIKLLWSDFRDGVAPDVLLRHPEARRAGDRRTLLRALDALVRAGALERRRTLAKASIGAATMRVLRPGDVPIKGKKAQALVAHVAAVGELRRSDAVLAGFSDAVIRRAVQTGALIEEARERRRERTACVVLPPHPPTEEQAAAIARIVALLDAREHAQLLLHGVTGSGKTFVYLHAIARVLEQGGRAIVLVPEIALTPQTAARFEAAFGDRVAVLHSALSERERFDAWQAAARGEIDVVVGARSAVFAPLADVRLIVVDEAHETSYKQDSIPRYDAVAVARERMRRANGVVVLGSATPSLGDYARAKHGRFPLVHLRRRATAQPLPAVRIVDMAAEFASGNRRVFSTALAEAVADRLARGEKTVLFINRRGSARFVLCRVCGHVPECPRCSTALTVHRSESLLRCHWCDYQTTSPELCSACGAGPVREFGAGTQAVAAEVQRLFPEALVVRMDSDTTTRVGDHARLLERFAGEGDVLVGTQMVAKGLDFPTVTLVGAVAADLDLHLADYRAAERTFALLTQVCGRSGRARAGEAIVQTYSPDHFAIGFAAQHDYEAFAGEELRERRALRWPPYTRLVLIGAIGRSRASVENAIAVWAGALRGDPRFDVLGPAPYPVARVNEEWRYRIAVRTKALDALRDAIRARVLPLAARSEEVRIAITIDA
- the rsgA gene encoding ribosome small subunit-dependent GTPase A, yielding MSADGLRRARVIAVGRNAAWIVAEDESEPRPASLRKAARYEMPVPGDLVEARVMGEGRVVVDGVHPRRFALRRRTAGGRTKTMAANVDTLAVVAALVDPPLHHAIVDRLTAFAAQHELEPLLLLTKADLAGEEAAERVAGIYRAVGVPVLILQPKAGRGIDGLRELLGSRHALLVGNSGVGKSSIFRALGGIGIVGDLSRFGRGRQTTTSARLVRLGDGFLIDSPGIGEFALDPLPAGELAWLFPEMREPATRCRFADCRHLTEPDCAVRHAVDEGRIAGSRYASYAEIAGSAPP